The genomic DNA GAAACGTAATGTGAATAGTCGAGGGACTGAAGCTGCTGGTATACTATTTTCTCACAGTCCCGCCAGTCATACTTAGCAACTTTTTCTGCCTGTCCTGCAGTTATTTGAAGTCCTTGCAGTGCTGAAGGTTTTCGTGAAACCTGTGTTGAATATGAATTCTCCTCCCTGGTTGTAGAGATGACCACGGCTTCAGCCCTCTCCACTGGGCATGCAGGGAGGGTCGCTCCAGCGTGGTTGACATGCTCATTATGAGAGGGGCTCGCATCAACGTCATGAATCGTGGAGACGACACGCCTCTGCACCTGGCCTCCAGCCACGGACATCGCGAAATCGTGGGAAAGGTAGGGCTCATGTAAACACTGGAGCATGCTGGGGAAGGTTCCTATCTGGTTACTTTGGTGTCATCCTGTAACTCTTACTAATGATTATCAGTATAGGAGCTATCTCCCTGCCATTGTAACATGACCCACTCTCTCTGTGGTCTATTTGTCAGAgtaaaatgttaatgttaaaatgttaaacCGACACTAATCTCTCCTTTGCACACAGGTGTTAAAATCTCACCGGCCAAAATGATGATGTGTCTCTTCAAGTTTGCTTCGTAAAGACAGGATATTATGAAACCTAAAATGATGTCAGCTGAACAGCAATTATATACAAAGGTCTTGTCTGTTCTTGCAGTTCCAACATAAGCAACTTTAAACTGAAGGAAGGGCTAATGGAGGCTTAGTAATTTGTCAGTGTTGAGGAACATTTTAACGTTTCATTGGCTGCAAGTGTGATTATAAGACCTGCTTACTACTACACTCTTGAACAAGCTATTTGTTGTATGAAATACAAGGGACAGTCAGTTTGCCCACTTGCTTATTTTTCTAAGATACCTATAAAGGACTATAGGACAAATACATCAGCTGCACGGCTGAATCTATGGCTGGTAGACAATTTGTGGCCATTTTTTTTATCTACCAAGAAGGTTAAAATAATTGACCATTTAAAAGCACAATTTGAGCACAATCCATAGCTGCAATTCAGCCAACAATATGGGGGATCCATTCACCGATCTGAGTCTGTCCTGCACAAGCTCCTACGCAGCATAAATCACCTGCAGGATTCCTTTTTAAGATGTCCTGTTTAAAGGCTTTGTAATCCACTGGTTTGCTTGTGGAGATGAAGTGCCGTGTGTGGAGCTCCACGAGGCTGCAAAATTATTATAGTAGGTTTTGTTAAACAGCAGATCTGGTTGGTTAAATAGAACAACACAAAGTGACCTGTCAGcctattgtatttgtttaaagACACTAACTTTAGTCTCAGAAAAAATCTCAAGATCTCTTGTATCTAGGTGTATCGTATTCCATAGTGGGGCCTCCAGGGTGTCTGATTTAGAATTGCTGCCAGACAGCCATTGAGTTTAATGTTAGGCATGTCTCAATACCTCTGGTATGTGTCCACTGGCAAGACGAACTTCCATGATTTTTGTTGGCAGCATTAACACTCATCCCTGTATACAGCCCAAACAAAGATATGAGCAGCCTTGCTTTGCATATAATTCTGCCTTCTTTTTCAGCTGATCCAGTGCAAAGCCGACACTAATGCAGCCAATGAACACGGGAACACACCACTGCATTACGCCTGCTTCTGGGGCCAAGACCAAGTGGCTGAGGTTTGTGCGCCCCCTGGTGGTATTAAAGCTGAGAATTATCTGTTTTTCATGTGTAATTCCCACCATGATAAACTATCAAAATGTCGCTGACACCAATCGGTCCTTTTTAACTCAGGACCTTGTGATGAATGGGGCCCAGGTGAGCATCTGTAACAAATATGGGGAAACTCCGCTGGACAAAGGCAAACCCCACCTGCGTGAACTCCTCAGAGGTATCCTGACTCCCTATTCCAACAGGTTCAAATGcatgtttttattgtgttgAAGTGTTCACTTTTTCTCATTGCACGCTATCCCTTCATCATCCAGAAAAAGCTGAGAAAAGCGGACAGAACTTGACTAAAATTCCCTTCAAGGACACATTCTGGAAAGGCACCACCAGAACTCGACCCCGTAAGTCCCCCACACACATAAACCAGTTTATAAGCTGACCAGTTTCCATCCGTCGGTTTGCTAATAGTGCTGCATGAAAGGGGAAACGTGTTCCTTGCTTGCTACCAAACCAATCTAAACGTAGTGTGTGAAATTTCCATCGCTTTTTCGTCTGTATAGCGTTGTGCTAAATTTCACATGAGTAATGGGGCTTTTGTCTGAACTCCATCTTGTGTCTTTTAGGCAATGGCACTTTGAACAAACATGCAGGCATTGACTACAAACAGCTCTCTCTCCTGGCTAAAGTAAACGAGAACCAGTCTGGAGAGGTACTTCTGATCTTTTCATCATTATCATTCATTATTATTTCGTCATTCTGAATGGTCATGCAAAGGTACATGTCATTCATTCCAACTTTTCTATATCTCATTTTTGTCTGTAGCTGTGGCAAGGGCGCTGGCAAGGAAATGAGGTTGTCGTTAAGGTGCTGAAAGTTCGTGACTGGACCACAAGGAAAAGCAGAGACTTCAATGAGGAATATCCCAAACTCAGGTTATTATGTAATCCTGACTTTTCTACAGTCTCTATGTTCTGTGCTGTTGTGGTCACTCATTTGTCTTTTTGCATTGTGTTGAACCAAACTTTAtgtattctttttttggggggtttgcATCTAACACAAGCCGTCTGTTTTTGTCAAATCCTCTGTGGGTTTGcctctttttgtctgtctgtctgtctctctgtctgtctgtctgtctctctcccctgtccCTCCCTCTTGGGCTCCATCCCAGGATATTTTCCCACCCGAATGTCCTACCCATGTTGGGAGCATGTCAGTCTCCTCCCGCCCCTCaccccatcatcatcacacactgGATGCCTTATGGCTCCCTCTACAACGTGCTGCATGAAGGCACCAGTGAGTACTTCTACTCCGGTCACAAAGTCCGTACTTGTCACCATTTTTGGTGGTTTGCAGGGATTTGTGATTTATTGCACTTACGTATTTGTCTTTAAGTTGCCCATCACTTTTTGTACAGTAGACATTTCACTGTCATCCTGTTATGTGTTGAAAGTAAGGGTGGCTGAAACCTGTTATTATTTGTCACTCATCGTGCTGTCAGATTTTGTGGTGGACCAGACGCAGGCGGTGAAGTTTGCCCTGGATATTGCTTGTGGAATGGCCTTCTTACACACACTTGAACCCCTCATCCCTCGCCACTATCTTAACAGCAAGAGTGTCGTGGTAAGATGAAGTTGTGGTTTTAGCATAACTTTCTGGATCATAAATGTACAAATTGGATTTTAAAAGGAATTGTGTTGCctaaaaaatactgaaaaacaGCAGAATAAGGAAGTGTTGTCTGTTACACTTTAAAGTGACATCTCAGTCCGTGTTCCTTGTTTCCACAGATAGATGAAGACATGACAGCCAGGATCAGCATGGCAGATGTCAAGTTCTCCTTCCAGTGTCCTGGCAGGATGTACTCGCCTGCATGGGTAGCCCCCGAGGGTAGGCATCACTCATACAGCACAGACCCAAAGTGACAGCTGAAGCTTGAGCGTGAATGATGGGTGCAGGAAACTCTAGACTGTCTCAGAACCAAATGTAATCTACAGATGATTTACCCTTGAGATACAAtcaagttaaaaacataaactgATTTACAAAATGTGAACATAGCCAGTGAACATTTGCAGCAGTGATACAAACAGTAATGGCAATCCACAGAAAAGGTTTTAAGTTTACAGAACAGTGTTTCTGGAGCATGATGCCGGTGACTGCATTAAAATTCAGGAGATGTGTTGCCATAGAAACAACCTCCATACAGTCTATGTCTAGTGGGTAGTGAGCCATGAAATTGAGAGCACAGAAAGGATTATTATTGATAAGGCACACATGTACAGAGTTGGTAAGGTGAATCATTTAACAGGCCTTATCTTTAGCAAGGACCTCTCTGTAACATTTAAACCCTGTAACATaacagatggagagagcaaTGTCAATGAGTGCATTAAGTGTAGAATTCTGCATTTCAACCCAAAAGTCCATGCATCTTTAAAGATCTAATGTGCAAACTTGTACTCAGCTGTGCCTGTTGTGAAGTTCAGCTCTGCATGCTCTTCACTTGTTGCTCTCTGTGATTTCAAGCCCTGCAGAAGAAGCCAGAAGATATTAACCGTCGGTCAGCAGACATGTGGAGCTTTGCTATCCTGCTGTGGGAGCTGGTGACCAGAGAAGTGCCGTATGCTGACCTCTCCAACATGGAAATAGGCATGAAGGTCAGCAGAGCTATCTTTCGCTCATTAAATTACCTGCTGAGTCGCAGGCGAAACAAACCATTACTCATGGCTTTATTGCATTCAAGAATATCTTTTCTACAGTACTAATCTTCTTTCTGTTGTGGCTCTCAGGTTGCCTTGGAGGGTTTGAGGCCCACCATCCCGCCCGGCATTTCCCCCCACATTTGCAAGCTCATGAAGATATGCATGAACGAAGACCCAGCAAAGAGGCCTAAATTTGACATGATTGTGCCGATTCTGGAAAAAATGCAGGACAAGTGAAAAACCTCCCCTGCCCTCCTGTACTGAACCGTTGAATTAGGGGATATCTCACCCTTAAATATCACTCTAATATGGTGGTGCGGTGCTTACCAATATTGCCTTAAACTCTTACTCTACTGCTGCATTCAACGGCACTGTAGCTTCTGCTTCTGAGATGAACTCAGCAGTAGTCACatgttttaagttttttttttattttttttttgcttttgtttaatGTGATATGAAGTTTTTATTAGTGTCTTTATCTTTTGTCACTGACTTGTTGATGCTGTCTTTGCAGGAGCTTAATATTGACTGTTCATTTTCTAAACTGTTACATGTGGACTGAGTACCATCTTCTTCAATCGTCTAGACAGAATAACCTGTGGACGTCAGCATGACAGTCTGCTGCACTGCTTCAGCTGATTTAAGGCCTTATTGTTCTTATCTGGAGTGGGCTCACTATTAAAAAGTCACCCTGAAAGAAAACTGCTCCTTTTATAATGGTGGCTCTTAATCAAACAAATAACATTAACTCAAAGCTTGTCTTGTGGGGAAAAACTTAATGTTTGTTGTGTTAGCAACAAACTGTACGCAACTGGGAAAGCATGCCAAATGTCAAACAAAGCATTCAAACAACATGTAAGATTAAGAAAATGTTTGTGAATGAGTGGTGCCTGTGAGAGTACTTGGCAGTGTTGTACCTTTCAGCTTGGCTGTGTTAGTAATGTGTAGAGCTTGActtgaaaataatgtaaaactgGCCATAGAAACCTTATTTTTGGTGCagcaaaaatgtcagtgttgATCATTTTAACTTTGGGAAGATTACTTTCAAAATGAATTGCAAGGTTGCTGAATGTCTTGTTAATTGCAATGATGTAATGTAACTGGATTGCTCAAATATGACTAATctagtttattttcattattttccctTCAAAATCTTGAACAGTTTTATTATGATTGAATTATGTTAGCGAGTATGTTGTCCTTTTCAAGATGTCTAAAAGTCTTTGTGCTTAACTCAagtgttatttttatgttgaaTACTGGCATACATCTATGTAATCTGCCAACAGAAGGTGACTGGGACATTAAGGGGTGGTGTAGACATCCTGCATACTGTCATATTGTTTTCtcacttgtttttattgttttggccCTGTAAATTACGTCTGACTTTATATCAATCTCATGGGTTGTTTCTTCTACCTGCATCGTCTCTGTGCCTCCACCAGCTTGCTTGTTTGTGCTGAATCACAGTTTGAAGCCAAAATCAAGAATGACTTAtacaaatgtatgtatttatatataagtatattaaaatgaaaaacatattGACAACTTGAATGTGTGAATTTATAGTGGGAATGTGAGGCGTTGGGATAATTTGGGAATGAATAATTCTATGTGATGTGAAACCGCATTAAAAAGCAACATCAATATCAGACAAGTTACCTGCTGATATTTAATTCAACATAGAATAGTGCTTTTGTGATCATGTTGTAGGGTTGAGTCTTTTAATATAACTAAAACATAGCAACACAAAAGGCATACATGTTTTTTgggaaatataaatataacattttattgCCGAAATTGCTGACAATCACCATGGTAATATGGAATAACAACGATAATGGAATAGCTGTACTACTTATGGAGCTAATTGTGGCCTTACTCTATCTCCTAAAGGGGACAAAGAGGTGTGTCAGTAATTTGATGGAagaaatatttaacattttgtcaTTAGCATATGTTCATAATAAAAAATCTAGTTAAATGTTATTTGATTAAGGAGTAAATACCTACTTTTccacatacatttttaaaagggtaATTAAAATGATCCCTGTAGTCGATGAGATTGAATTTAAACCACAATCAGTATTGTGTTTGCAGTTAAAATACCGAAATAGTAGAGtatcagttttttctttttgccaaaTTTGAAATTTTAGTCCTAGTTGTTTAAGTTTTATAATATTGGCTTAATATTTCAtacataaatgtgtgtgttctaatttcatattttgtatgtattaaGTATGTTTGTTACTCTTCTAAATCAGTCTTAAAGAAATGGATTCCAAACTAACTAATCTTAGTCCTTTTTACTGAATGTctataaataatgttaaatattgtaaaatattttGGTTCCACTTTGTGATAAGTAACCCTTGAGAAAGAGTGTCGAATTAAACGAATGATATGAaggtaaaatgtattattattttcagcTGCCAGGTTGTGAAAAATCTTTATAGCTGCTGAGTCATAAGCTATTATAAGCAGTTAGAAATGTAAGTGTAAGTCATTAATAAAAGGTTTGACATGTAAATGAATAGTTAAAGCCAAAGGATTGTGGTCCATGTGTCCTGCAGCTGTTTTCCAGAGGGTCAGAGGTTAAATGGTCCATTAGACTTGGCTCTTTATTTCAAGAGCTGAGACCACCAAGGCTAAAACTAGGATAAACAAAAGCGAAAAGGATTTTCCACAACCTGTCCACCTgaaagttttttattattaatatttacagatctatctatgtatctttAACCATTATTAAAGCTATTAACCTTTTTACACTTTATTAAGGGtgacttttaaaaagtagttgCCCTATAAATAGGCTAATGTAGATGTGGCCATTTGGTGCAGAGTTCCATGCAGTCAAGTACTCAGAGcttaaaagtagcaatacagTGCAGAAACACTGtcacaagttaaagtcctgcatttaaaatcttACATAAGTAAAAGTtcaaaagtattagcatcaaacTTTACTTAAAGTAGCCTATCAAAAGTACTCATTTCCGAATATTAATTAGGATTATAATGAGTGATAATGTGTCACTTTAATGCTGGAGCTGGTACAGGTGGAGTTTATTTTACTTACTTTATACAGTGTATCATAATATATTAGTTGATTCATTAATAATCTAATAATTAGTAATGTAAGGtgttaaaagtacaatatttccctctgaaattgagtatagaagtataaagtagcctaccatcaaatggaaatactcaaattACCCCGAACTTGAAGTAACGTAACTAATGTATTTTCCATCTCTTTCATGCC from Perca fluviatilis chromosome 2, GENO_Pfluv_1.0, whole genome shotgun sequence includes the following:
- the LOC120574139 gene encoding integrin-linked protein kinase; translation: MDDIFTQCREGNAVAVRLWLDNTENDLNQGDDHGFSPLHWACREGRSSVVDMLIMRGARINVMNRGDDTPLHLASSHGHREIVGKLIQCKADTNAANEHGNTPLHYACFWGQDQVAEDLVMNGAQVSICNKYGETPLDKGKPHLRELLREKAEKSGQNLTKIPFKDTFWKGTTRTRPRNGTLNKHAGIDYKQLSLLAKVNENQSGELWQGRWQGNEVVVKVLKVRDWTTRKSRDFNEEYPKLRIFSHPNVLPMLGACQSPPAPHPIIITHWMPYGSLYNVLHEGTNFVVDQTQAVKFALDIACGMAFLHTLEPLIPRHYLNSKSVVIDEDMTARISMADVKFSFQCPGRMYSPAWVAPEALQKKPEDINRRSADMWSFAILLWELVTREVPYADLSNMEIGMKVALEGLRPTIPPGISPHICKLMKICMNEDPAKRPKFDMIVPILEKMQDK